The Pyxidicoccus sp. MSG2 DNA segment CCGTCTGGCGCCGGCAGCCCGACGGCCAGTGGCGCTACGTCGCCGACAGCGGCAACGGCAACCCGGGCCCGGACGGCCCGTGATTCGTCGGTAGCGCCCTTCAGAGCCCGAAGCAGGCCGGGGCGCCACCTCCACGGTGGCGCCCTCACGGCCGCATTCAGCAGCTCAGACGCGGAACGTTGTCGACAGGTCCTTCAGCTGACCCAGCGACGTGTTGATGGACATCACGGCCTCCTCGGCCGTCATCGTCGCCGTCACCACGTCCGCCATCATCGTCGACAGCTGCGTCATCACCTCGGTCATCTGCGCGATGCCGGCGTTCTGCTGGGTGACGGAGGCGACAATCTGCCGGGCGGCCTGGCTGCTCTCCTGCACCACCGTGGTGATGTCCTTCAGCGTGTTCGCCGAAGAGAGCACCTGCTCGATGCCCTCCTCCATCTTCTGGCTGTCACCCTCCGCGATGGACACCGTCTGGCGGATGGCCTGGTTGATTTCGAGGAGAATCTTGCCGATGCGCTGCGTGCTCTGCAGCGACTGACCGCTGAGCGAGCGCATCTCGCGCGCCACCACCGCGAAGCCCCGGCCCTCCTCGCCCGCGCGCGCGGCTTCAATGGCCGCGTTCAGCGCCAGCACGTTGGACTGGTCCGCCAGGTCCTTCACGCTGCTGATGATTTCACCCGCGTGCACGGCCTGGTCGCTCAGGTGCGCGATGCTGCCCACCAGCGCGCCCACCCGCTGGCGAATCTGCTGGAGCCCCTCTGCGCTCTGCTCAATCGACTGCTGGCCCGAGGAGCTGAACGCGTCCGCCTGCGCCGCCACCTTCAGCACCATCTCCGCGCGGCTGGCCGCCATGCTGGACGTCTGCGCGATTTCGGCAATCGTGGTGCTCGCCTCGGTGAGGCTGCGGGACTGGTTGGTGAGGAAGTTCACCTGGTCCTGGCTGGCCTGTGTCAGGCGCCCGGCCGCCGCGGACAGGTCCGTCACCACCGAGGCGATGGTGCTCGGCACGCTGCGCAGCCGGTCCACCATCACCTTGAAGCCGCGCGCCAGCTCGCCCACCTCGTCCTGCGCGCTCGTGTCGATGGCCTGCGTGAGGTCACCCTCCTGCGCAATCCGCGTGGCCACCGCCGTCAGCTTGCCCACCGGCACCGTCACCTCGCGGTGCAGCCAGAGCGCCAGCAGCACCGTCAGGGTGATGCCCGCCACCACCAGCACGATGACCAGCACCTGCATGGTGATTTGCAGCCCCTTCAGCTCGTCGTACGCGACGCCGATGGTCTGCGCGTCCTCCTCCGCGGCCTGCTTGAACGCGCCGTGGAGCGACTGGTAGGCGGCCTCGAGCTTCGCGCGCGCGGCGTCCGCCTGCGCGTCACCCTTCACCGCGAGCGCCAGGGCCTGCTCGGCATCCGCCCAGTACGCCGTCAGCGCGCCCTTGAGCGCGTCGGCCCGCTCCACCTTCGCGCCCGACACCTCGCGCGCCAGGTCGAGCTTCACCTGCAGCTCCTTCAGCTCCGTGCGCAGCGGCTCCAGCCCGCCCTCCGCCTTGCGCGTCACCTCGGCCATGACGCCGCGGTGGAGCCCCGGGTAGCGGAGGTTCACCTCACGGCTCAGCTCGATGGTGGGCACGTGGGAGGAGTTGATGCGTTCGTACACACGGCCCGACAGCATGCCCAGCGTGACGAAGGCCACGAGGATGGCGACGAGGAACACGCCGGCCACCGCGGGCACCACCATCATCTTCTGCATCAACTTCAGCTTCAGACGCACCGGGCGCCCTCCCTACCGTGAGCGGTCCCCGGGCCTTCCAAGCTCTCGCCATTCCCGGCCAGAGCCCGGCAATTGAAGCGGGGCCCCGAGCAGGGCCTGCTGCGCCAGCACATGTCGCCTTCCTTCCGCGGGCCCCAAATGAGTGGGGCCCCCCGATGCCCGGGCGGACCGCTGATCCGCCGCGCGCCGTAGGATACCGGACTCAGCGCCCCGCTGCTAAGCCCCTACGCCCGGTACCACCCCGGGGGCACGTCAAGTCAAAGCGTCGTGGGGGGCCTCGCCTCCCGAAGCGGGGCGATCAGCCGGATGCGGCCAGGGCGTGGCACCCCCGCGACGGGGGTACGGGCAGGGTGGGGCTCCATCCGGCACCTGCTTCCGGGAGCGACCGTCGGGCGGGCAGCGCGGCGGCGGCTCCTCTGCCCGCCCGGCGGTCCGACAGGCTCGGGGCCGTCACGGCACGCCATCGTCACCGGGGGGCT contains these protein-coding regions:
- a CDS encoding methyl-accepting chemotaxis protein, with translation MRLKLKLMQKMMVVPAVAGVFLVAILVAFVTLGMLSGRVYERINSSHVPTIELSREVNLRYPGLHRGVMAEVTRKAEGGLEPLRTELKELQVKLDLAREVSGAKVERADALKGALTAYWADAEQALALAVKGDAQADAARAKLEAAYQSLHGAFKQAAEEDAQTIGVAYDELKGLQITMQVLVIVLVVAGITLTVLLALWLHREVTVPVGKLTAVATRIAQEGDLTQAIDTSAQDEVGELARGFKVMVDRLRSVPSTIASVVTDLSAAAGRLTQASQDQVNFLTNQSRSLTEASTTIAEIAQTSSMAASRAEMVLKVAAQADAFSSSGQQSIEQSAEGLQQIRQRVGALVGSIAHLSDQAVHAGEIISSVKDLADQSNVLALNAAIEAARAGEEGRGFAVVAREMRSLSGQSLQSTQRIGKILLEINQAIRQTVSIAEGDSQKMEEGIEQVLSSANTLKDITTVVQESSQAARQIVASVTQQNAGIAQMTEVMTQLSTMMADVVTATMTAEEAVMSINTSLGQLKDLSTTFRV